A genome region from Candidatus Binatia bacterium includes the following:
- a CDS encoding iron ABC transporter permease gives MAETYAEESFRKETRGGGFFWAGLLGLLVLGSILGLLVGDGDLGDPALRDAFLRLRAWRLGNTVLTGAALAVGGVLVQGLFRNPLASPSIIGTTAGASLGGIAVLLLWDLLLMGGAVAWLPRELVVPAGCLLGALLALVLLLFVARRNPGIVAVLLTGFILSSFFLSIAGLLSSFAQERWELGRAVVAFSLGGIESKGARHFALALPMVGVAFGAALGWARHLDLLLSGEEEAASLGVPVRQVRRWAIVWTATLTGAAVAIGGNIGFVGLVVPHALRPFVGTEHRKLIPAALVGGATFLVWADVLARSLPGISQIPLGVVTGLIGAPVFLVLLARSYRAGEVL, from the coding sequence ATGGCCGAAACATATGCAGAAGAATCGTTTCGGAAAGAGACCAGAGGCGGAGGCTTCTTCTGGGCGGGATTGCTCGGGCTACTGGTTTTGGGGAGCATTCTGGGTCTGCTGGTTGGTGATGGCGACCTCGGAGACCCGGCCCTGCGCGATGCGTTCCTGCGATTGCGGGCCTGGCGGTTGGGGAATACCGTTCTGACCGGTGCGGCGCTGGCGGTTGGCGGGGTCCTTGTGCAGGGCCTCTTTCGAAACCCTCTGGCGAGTCCCTCGATCATCGGGACAACCGCCGGCGCCAGCCTCGGCGGGATCGCAGTTCTGCTGCTTTGGGACCTTCTCCTGATGGGCGGGGCGGTGGCCTGGCTTCCGCGCGAATTGGTTGTCCCCGCCGGTTGTCTTCTGGGCGCGCTGCTCGCTCTGGTCCTCCTCTTGTTTGTGGCGCGCCGCAATCCGGGCATCGTCGCGGTTCTCCTGACCGGCTTTATTCTTTCGAGCTTCTTTCTCAGCATCGCGGGGCTTCTCTCGAGCTTTGCGCAGGAGCGTTGGGAACTCGGCCGCGCCGTTGTGGCCTTCAGTCTCGGGGGGATCGAGTCCAAGGGGGCCCGGCATTTCGCGCTGGCTCTGCCGATGGTGGGGGTGGCGTTCGGCGCGGCCCTCGGTTGGGCCCGGCACCTAGACCTTCTCTTGTCGGGCGAAGAGGAAGCCGCGTCCTTGGGCGTCCCGGTTCGTCAGGTTCGCCGGTGGGCGATCGTCTGGACCGCGACCCTGACAGGCGCGGCGGTGGCCATCGGGGGTAATATCGGTTTTGTCGGATTGGTCGTTCCTCATGCGCTGCGGCCTTTTGTCGGGACCGAGCACCGGAAGCTGATCCCGGCGGCCCTGGTGGGAGGGGCCACCTTTCTGGTTTGGGCTGATGTTCTCGCGCGGTCCCTGCCGGGGATCAGCCAGATTCCCCTGGGCGTGGTCACGGGGTTGATTGGTGCGCCGGTGTTTCTGGTCTTGTTGGCGCGGAGCTATCGCGCCGGGGAGGTCCTGTGA
- a CDS encoding gamma-glutamyl-gamma-aminobutyrate hydrolase family protein (Members of this family of hydrolases with an active site Cys residue belong to MEROPS family C26.) — protein sequence MRKLLVCQHVAHELLGTLDPMVRAQGFRVRYVNFGRNPDEQPNLEGYAGLILLGGPMNVGQADTHPHIHTEKALVRRALELQIPVLGICLGAQIIAAELGANVGPARQKEIGWSDISLTEAGRQDVLLRHFRETERIFQWHSDTFSLPSGATLLARGDECENQAFRFGDRIYGLQFHLEVDQPMIERWLRIPDLLGEIADLENDLCPERILEETTRQIARTQDLAQKTFSDLLRIFDPTERGRVLPTS from the coding sequence ATGCGAAAACTACTCGTCTGCCAACACGTCGCCCATGAACTTCTGGGTACGCTGGATCCCATGGTCCGGGCGCAGGGATTTCGGGTTCGCTACGTAAATTTCGGCCGCAATCCGGACGAGCAGCCGAATCTGGAGGGCTACGCCGGCCTGATCCTGCTGGGGGGGCCAATGAATGTCGGCCAGGCCGACACCCATCCCCATATCCACACTGAAAAGGCGCTGGTGCGCCGCGCTTTGGAGCTGCAGATTCCCGTCCTGGGCATCTGCCTTGGCGCGCAGATCATTGCCGCAGAATTGGGAGCCAATGTCGGCCCGGCTCGACAAAAAGAAATAGGCTGGTCGGATATCTCGCTGACCGAAGCTGGACGTCAGGACGTGCTCCTCCGACATTTCCGGGAGACGGAACGAATCTTCCAATGGCATAGCGATACGTTTTCTCTGCCCAGCGGCGCAACACTTCTGGCACGCGGCGACGAGTGCGAGAATCAGGCATTTCGGTTCGGCGATCGGATCTACGGTTTGCAGTTTCATCTTGAGGTGGACCAGCCCATGATCGAGCGCTGGCTGCGCATTCCCGATCTGCTCGGTGAAATTGCCGATCTCGAAAATGATCTTTGCCCCGAGAGAATCCTGGAAGAAACCACGCGCCAGATTGCGCGGACGCAAGATCTGGCGCAAAAGACCTTCTCCGATCTGCTGCGAATTTTCGATCCAACCGAGCGCGGCCGGGTTCTGCCCACAAGCTAG